Proteins co-encoded in one Papaver somniferum cultivar HN1 chromosome 5, ASM357369v1, whole genome shotgun sequence genomic window:
- the LOC113282400 gene encoding protein farnesyltransferase subunit beta-like isoform X2 has translation MEESKKQTLSQSEQLKVQTEVSYAYKHFDSAPNHVQNQWLTLQRYNHIEYLTKGLEHLGPGFCCLDANRPWLCYWILHSIALLGESVDCDLEDNAIDFLSRCQDPDGGYGGGPGQLPHLATTYAAVNSLITLGGDKALSSINRHKLHNFLLRMKVSSGGFRMHDAGEIDVRACYTAISVASILNILDEELTENVGNYILSCQTYEGGIAGEPGTEAHGGYTFCGLATMILINEVDRLDLLSLIDWMAFRQGVESGFQGRTNKLVDGCYSFWQGGAMALLQRLSSRIDAQMRSSFIGEGEQTTGRTKASVKFESGGGSASAGSPAQGNLSDAGLSFLNRSAEADPFFDTIGLQRYLLLCSQDPHGGFKDKPGKHRDYYHTCYCLSGLSVCQHSWSKTAKSQPLPPAISGPYTNLLEPIQPLFNIVIDKYRQANDFFSVSY, from the exons atggaagaatcaaagaaacAAACTCTATCACAATCTGAACAATTGAAGGTGCAAACTGAAGTTTCTTATGCGTACAAGCACTTTGATTCAGCTCCTAATCATGTGCAAAACCAATG GTTAACACTTCAGCGTTATAATCATATTGAGTATTTAACTAAAGGTCTCGAACATCTTGGACCTGGGTTCTGTTGTTTAGATGCTAA tCGACCTTGGCTATGTTATTGGATACTTCATTCAATTGCTTTACTGGGAGAGTCTGTGGATTGTGATCTGGAGGATAATGCTATTGATTTTCTAAGTCGTTGTCAG GACCCTGATGGTGGCTATGGTGGTGGACCTGGGCAG CTGCCCCATCTAGCAACAACTTATGCTGCGGTAAATTCACTGATTACTCTGGGTGGCGATAAGGCACTATCATCTATTAATAG ACATAAACTGCACAACTTCCTGCTGAGGATGAAAGTTTCATCTGGTGGATTTAG AATGCACGATGCCGGTGAAATTGATGTTAGGGCTTGTTATACTGCCATTTCT GTAGCAAGTATATTAAACATTTTGGATGAGGAGCTAACTGAAAACGTCGGAAATTACATTCTAAG CTGTCAGACTTATGAAGGTGGTATTGCTGGGGAGCCTGGCACTGAAGCTCATGGTGG GTACACCTTTTGTGGGTTGGCGACgatgattttgattaatgaagTGGATCGGTTGGACTTGCTTAGTCTAATT GACTGGATGGCATTTCGTCAAGGGGTTGAAAGTGGATTTCAAGGTAGAACAAACAAATTAGTCGACGGTTGTTATTCGTTTTGGCAG GGGGGTGCAATGGCCTTACTTCAAAGATTATCTTCTCGTATTGATGCTCAAATGAGGTCTTCATTCATTGGAGAAGGAGAACAAACCACAGGGAGAACAAAAGCTTCTGTCAAATTTGAGTCTGGAGGAGGAAGCGCGTCAGCTGGAAGTCCTGCTCAAG GCAATCTTTCAGATGCTGGGTTATCATTTCTGAATAGATCTGCAGAAGCAGATCCTTTCTTCGACACCATTGGTCTGCAGCGATACTTACTTTTATGTTCTCAG GATCCACATGGAGGGTTCAAGGATAAACCTGGAAAGCATCGAGATTACTACCACACGTGTTATTGCCTCAGCGGCCTCTCTGTTTGTCAGCATAGCTGGTCAAAGACTGCCAAATCTCAACCCTTGCCGCCTGCTATTTCTGGTCCTTATACCAACCTATTGGAGCCCATCCAACCACTTTTCAACATTGTAATAGATAAGTATCGTCAGGCTAAtgattttttttctgtttcttacTAA
- the LOC113282400 gene encoding protein farnesyltransferase subunit beta-like isoform X1 → MEESKKQTLSQSEQLKVQTEVSYAYKHFDSAPNHVQNQWLTLQRYNHIEYLTKGLEHLGPGFCCLDANRPWLCYWILHSIALLGESVDCDLEDNAIDFLSRCQDPDGGYGGGPGQLPHLATTYAAVNSLITLGGDKALSSINRHKLHNFLLRMKVSSGGFRMHDAGEIDVRACYTAISVASILNILDEELTENVGNYILSCQTYEGGIAGEPGTEAHVSCCNRYTFCGLATMILINEVDRLDLLSLIDWMAFRQGVESGFQGRTNKLVDGCYSFWQGGAMALLQRLSSRIDAQMRSSFIGEGEQTTGRTKASVKFESGGGSASAGSPAQGNLSDAGLSFLNRSAEADPFFDTIGLQRYLLLCSQDPHGGFKDKPGKHRDYYHTCYCLSGLSVCQHSWSKTAKSQPLPPAISGPYTNLLEPIQPLFNIVIDKYRQANDFFSVSY, encoded by the exons atggaagaatcaaagaaacAAACTCTATCACAATCTGAACAATTGAAGGTGCAAACTGAAGTTTCTTATGCGTACAAGCACTTTGATTCAGCTCCTAATCATGTGCAAAACCAATG GTTAACACTTCAGCGTTATAATCATATTGAGTATTTAACTAAAGGTCTCGAACATCTTGGACCTGGGTTCTGTTGTTTAGATGCTAA tCGACCTTGGCTATGTTATTGGATACTTCATTCAATTGCTTTACTGGGAGAGTCTGTGGATTGTGATCTGGAGGATAATGCTATTGATTTTCTAAGTCGTTGTCAG GACCCTGATGGTGGCTATGGTGGTGGACCTGGGCAG CTGCCCCATCTAGCAACAACTTATGCTGCGGTAAATTCACTGATTACTCTGGGTGGCGATAAGGCACTATCATCTATTAATAG ACATAAACTGCACAACTTCCTGCTGAGGATGAAAGTTTCATCTGGTGGATTTAG AATGCACGATGCCGGTGAAATTGATGTTAGGGCTTGTTATACTGCCATTTCT GTAGCAAGTATATTAAACATTTTGGATGAGGAGCTAACTGAAAACGTCGGAAATTACATTCTAAG CTGTCAGACTTATGAAGGTGGTATTGCTGGGGAGCCTGGCACTGAAGCTCATG TTTCTTGTTGCAATAGGTACACCTTTTGTGGGTTGGCGACgatgattttgattaatgaagTGGATCGGTTGGACTTGCTTAGTCTAATT GACTGGATGGCATTTCGTCAAGGGGTTGAAAGTGGATTTCAAGGTAGAACAAACAAATTAGTCGACGGTTGTTATTCGTTTTGGCAG GGGGGTGCAATGGCCTTACTTCAAAGATTATCTTCTCGTATTGATGCTCAAATGAGGTCTTCATTCATTGGAGAAGGAGAACAAACCACAGGGAGAACAAAAGCTTCTGTCAAATTTGAGTCTGGAGGAGGAAGCGCGTCAGCTGGAAGTCCTGCTCAAG GCAATCTTTCAGATGCTGGGTTATCATTTCTGAATAGATCTGCAGAAGCAGATCCTTTCTTCGACACCATTGGTCTGCAGCGATACTTACTTTTATGTTCTCAG GATCCACATGGAGGGTTCAAGGATAAACCTGGAAAGCATCGAGATTACTACCACACGTGTTATTGCCTCAGCGGCCTCTCTGTTTGTCAGCATAGCTGGTCAAAGACTGCCAAATCTCAACCCTTGCCGCCTGCTATTTCTGGTCCTTATACCAACCTATTGGAGCCCATCCAACCACTTTTCAACATTGTAATAGATAAGTATCGTCAGGCTAAtgattttttttctgtttcttacTAA
- the LOC113282399 gene encoding uncharacterized protein At4g28440-like translates to MAEAKSGMRKAVFTKVDQLRPGTSGHTLTVKVVDAKMVLQKGGPQMRQMRIAECLVGDETGLIIFTARNDQVDLMKEGSTVILRNAKIDMFKGSMRLAVDKWGRVEVTESASFTVKEDNNLSLVEYELVNVVEE, encoded by the exons ATGGCTGAAGCAAAGAGTGGAATGAGGAAGGCCGTTTTTACTAAGGTAGATCAACTGCGTCCGGGGACTAGTGGACATACTCTAACTGTGAAGGTTGTAGATGCAAAGATGGTGTTACAGAAAGGTGGACCTCAAATGCGTCAAATGCGTATTGCTGAATGTTTGGTTGGAGATGAAactgggttgattattttcaCTGCTAGGAATGATCAAG TCGACTTGATGAAAGAAGGTAGTACCGTGATCCTGCGGAATGCTAAAATTGACATGTTCAAAGGATCAATGAGGCTTGCAGTGGACAAATGGGGTCGCGTTGAGGTGACTGAATCTGCTAGTTTCACTGTGAAAGAAGATAACAACCTCTCATTGGTGGAATATGAACTCGTCAACGTCGTTGAAGAATAA